The Ictalurus furcatus strain D&B chromosome 12, Billie_1.0, whole genome shotgun sequence nucleotide sequence TATCCAAGACACTGTATCTCAGTGAATACATCACCTTTAATGTAAGCACCTACTTCAATCAAGTAGTAAAGATTGTAAAAACTGTAGTACATGGCAGAGCTTCGCTTACAATGCCACATATCTATGGAATAAAATTTTTGGTATGAGTCTTCCTTCTTATAGGAAGTGCAGAGGGGTTGGTGCTGTTGTTCATGGCGCAGTCTCAGGGTGATGTAATAACTGCTGCcatctggctctccctttttaGCTACATTATTTCAACTAGGTGTGCCAGAGCCTCAGCTTGCACTATGATTATCCTATACACCATATGTCAAATACTGGGTGCTTCAAACTGAATTAACAATCTGGTGTGTCTTTATGGCAAGCTGCACATGCATTTCCATTACACTGTCATGCCAATCTTGAGCTACTGTTCCTACTTTAGTTGTGTGCCAGATATACTGAGCCAGTTGCATGTGCCATTCACCAGGCTGGCTACCAGGAGAATGCACCGTCCTTTTAAAATCTTTGAAACTCCTTGCAAGTTATGATTTGTAATTATCTGCACATTAGCTTACCATATCTTACATGTTACAATGTATGAGGGTCATAACCACCATAGACATTGAGGGGGACAGGTCCCAATCAAATCAAAGAGGATGGGGCTTTACTGTTCACGGAAGCCGCGTGACGCTTCGGTTTTAACGGTGAAGTTGCGAGGTATAATGTAAGCTACAGTAAGTAGCTAAAGTTTAATATTTGACAACtgttttaggtcagaaacattaaAAGACCGACAGTAATATCCAGGGATGCAAACATTTAAGTGattcatgtaatgtaatgtgttattgtcaatgtgatgagacagagaaacaTTAACGGAGCCGTTTTCAGTATATTAGGCAGAAGATGGACaatgaatgtgtgcatattgtgaatgaatgtaatGAATGTGGTTTTTACTGATAGCCTTTCAATAAACTGTGGGAGAGTTCATCCTCAGACCTAAACTAAATGGTAAAACGTGGATATGACTCAAATGTGTTTTTAGGTTGTGGTTAGGACAAagtaatttattaaaataaaaatacattatttacgAATCTGGTTCtttaactatttttttattcctttaattaTCTTTTCTGGACAGTAAACCCCCCCAAGTGTCTGCAACCATTGTATTTTAATGCTAGTCTGTACGTCCTGGTCAGGTCTGTGCTCAAAAAGTTAAAGGGATAGTTTacctaaaaatgaaaattctgttatcatttactTCCCCTTATGTAATTCCAAACCCAAATACTCTTACTTTTCATCACATAAAAGAGGATCCCCCACTCTTTTCCACTCAATTACAGCTCTATTACATACCATGGCAGAACATAGTGATCATGAGCTTTAAATGTGCACTATTAAGGCAccataaaaactatactccaagtGGCCATATGAGAGCTTTGTGTCATATGGACTGCTTTTCTGTATAGCTGtgtaaacattcttcaaaattctCCTTTTGTGTTACATTGAAAACAGCATACAAGTTTGGAACAGCTTGAGGGTGAGTAAATAATTTTGTCTGAGTAATTTTGTCTGGCTAGCTGACACAGTCATGTCGTTTTACAGAGACATTATGACAATAATGAAAAGACAATAATGAAAAGACATTATAATCAAATGATTGTAATTTTTTCTTTGGGACAGCAGAAAAAAGAGTAAGCTGACAGGAACAGGACCAAGTTAGCAGTATGTACAGAGTGGAAGTTTTGTAATTCATATTTGGTCTGCTCTACTGTTTGGAACATATTATTCTCTATATCTGTGTATAATAAGATGAAAGGCCTGCCTGAGGGTAAAGGGTGagtaaatctgaaatataataaaccatctaatctaacttgtttttgtattgtaataCACACTGACCTTACTGTAGTTATTTGGTCCTAAATATATAGGTCttgtattgtatatataaataatgtatatataaatatttgggcCTTTATTATGTGGAGaactaaaaaaactaaaactcccAGCCATTAGCCAGCTCTTCCCACCACATGACAGCTATAAACCAGTGAGGGTGAGGACAAATACGTGCATTCTCCAATACATGTGAAGCCAGCTACTGCATCTTTTCAGGCTGCTGCTCGTGCTACATAACAGGgcaacacactcagaggaaagtgctatcatccctcttccacatacataagTTCACAGACATCAATTATTGGTTAGTGTTGCACTGACAGACAGGGGAAAGAGTTAAGCCATCCCTGCACTCTACAGCCAATATTACATTCTACAACCCCCAGCCACAGTCGGGCAAATGCTTCTCTGTTGCGCGATTCGGGAGCCTCATTGTCAAACATTTTTATGACAGATTTATCATAGAGTTTTTACACCATTGTTTGTCAGTTGTACTCTATACTTCTATACTATCTGGTGTCAAATAGAAGAAAATTGACATTTAAAAAGTCATAATTGTCTAGAAATAGCACCACCTGTCCAGTGCAGAGTCCAACTACCAGATCTGCAATGAATGTGTCCTCTGTCTCTCCAGAGCGATggctgaccatcacaccccaGCCATTGGCCTGGGCCAGCTTACACCTGAGAAAGAAAGGGACAGAGACAACATGAGGGAACTGGAGTATTAGGGATACCTACCAtcctctctgaaagtattggaacaacaaggGCAATTCTATTCAGTTTTTGCTacacattgaagacatttgggtttgagatcaaaagatgaatgagacgatagatcagctttcatttcctggcatttacatctagatgtgttaacttAAAACAAGTaggtgactcactgacatcaccaaactgtcaaatttttattttgtgatgcttttccaggcttgtagcgcagcttctttcagttgttgtttgtttcggggggtttctcccttcagtctcctcttcaggaggtgaaattctgctcaactgggttaaggtctggtgattgacttggccagtctaaaacctttcacttttccccctgataaagtattttgttgagttggcagtgtgttttaggtcattgtcttgctgcatgataaagttccttcCAATTAGATTGGGTGTATTTCTCTATAAATTGGAAAACAGattgttcctgtaaacttctgaattcattctgctgccacCATCTTGAGTTaaattgattttccctcttttctcagcttcaaaatggcttgcttttctcccatagacagctctctgatcttcatgttggtttatcctttttaacaacaaatgcagtcttcacaggcaaaatctagggctcaaaccaagagtagacattcagagttattaattatttaaacattcaatttaaCAGGTCACACAGGGctgcaagaaacacctatcagtcacatgttcactTGAAAAAATAGGAGGGTTCAAACAAATGCCActttctaagttgtttaacacatatagatgtaaatatcaggaaatgaaagctgaaattctaatctatcgtctcatattcatcttttgatctcaaacccaaatgtctttaatgtGTAGTGAAAACGGAATAGAAtttgccttgctgttccaatacttttggaggggactgtatgaaATGAGTGTAAAATAaaacggttactgaagatgaatgaatgaatgacatgcCAAAGAAATCCAGGCGGGTGAGAGCTTAGACAGTTGCACCACTTTGAACTGTGACACAGAAAATTTATAGAGGTTAGCACTAATTGTTGGTCCATATTTTAAGTGCATATACCACCACacagtgtaaaaatgttttgaggGACTCCCACAAAGCTTCATTTTAACAGTGGGGATCAGTCAGTCAGGGCATGTACAGACAGTGAAAAAATTTCTTATCCGGTCTGAATGCCAGTAACCGACCTAACTGAAGACATTTAGTGAAGGGAACACAGAAAACTGACTCAACACCAAACCATATTGAGAAATTTCTACAAAGTGCCAAAGGTAAAATCTCCACACTGAAGCAAGCTGAATGTCTGGCCTATGTTGTGAAGCCATATGATGACAACTGTGACTTACGCATGGATGGCCTCTGTGACTGTGCCGATTTGGTTGACCTTCAGAAGCAGGCAGTTGCAAGCACGTTCTTCTGCTGCTTTCTCTATCCTCTTTGGGTTTGTTACTGTTAAGTCGTCACCCACTATCTGGATCCCCACAGAACCAGTCATCCGAGTCCATGCTGCCCAGTCGTCCTGATCAAAGGGGTCCTCAATAGATACCACTGTAGGTTGAAAAGAATGGTAATGCTAAAGGAATAttaccaaaaataaaataaatgaaagttaaTGAGGAGTGGATAACATGATCCTAACTGCAAAGTATTAACTGTTTTTTCCAACTCTGATTATCAATTTGGACTATTCCAATTCCAGTTGGAGCAAACTGGAgtattgaatattttattaacctGGAGTATGAAAATTTGGTTTCTTtaattcattagaaaacaaaaaagtatcaacattaaaaaaaagatatgcaataatttttaaaatgattaaacctACTAAATAATGTGCTTTTGAAGATGATGGCAAGTGCTAacctgtatataaataaaaaataaaattaacagagatatcttgatttcatttaaattgaTAGTCTAGTTATTATCTAGCAAAGAAGTGATGAAatataaatcaaaacaaactcCATTTGCTAATTATTCAGTACCTGGAAAGTCATTGACAAAACTCTGGTAGATCTCTAGGAGCTTCTCACTAGTGATGTTTCTTTCAGGATCTGGAGGCGATTTGAAGTCAAGGTCATACTTCCCATCACGGTAGAATTCAGAAGCTGCTACATCCATCCCAATCACAACCTTGTCTGTGAAACCTGCCTTGTCTATGGCAGTCTTAATCAATTCAAGAGCTGAGAAGGACAAAGGAAGTGAGAGAAATTCAGGTAAAACTAATGCAGTGTTTCTTATATCTTTGCTTATTCAATgttgaaataaaatatagactaaaaaaaaaaaactacataacACACCTTCACTGTTCTCTAGGATATTTGGGGCAAAACCGCCTTCATCACCCACATTAGTGGCATCCTGTCCATACTTCTCCTTGATCACGCCTCTCAGAGTCTGATAGAGCTCAGCCCCAACACGCAGAGCATCACGAAATGACTCTGCCCCAACAGGAAGCACCATGAATTCCTGCATGGCCAGCTTATTTCCAGCATGGGATCCACCATTTATCACATTAAAGGCCTGCAACCAGGCACACAGACAAagactaataaaataaaaagaagtagTAGAGGTGGGGAAAAGGGCTTAGGACTCAAGTGTAACAATGTGCTATGTGTTCAACTTTGTTCACAACTAGTCCTTGAAAACAGTTAGGTACTCGTATACaatatacatgaataaattaaataaataactgagtTAATTGAATAATGAGGtaaattttaaatatcttaCAGGAACTGGCAGCACTAGTTCTGTGTTTCCAGCCAGGTCGGCAATATGGCGATACAGGGGAATTTCTTTTTCTGCTGCTCCAGCTTTGCAAATAGCCAGGGACACCCCCAGAATGGCATTGGCACCAAATTGAGCTGTGGAGAGATTGAACTATTGCTCTTATTATCATTACACAGATAATGAATACAACTGACTTCACTCTTATTACTtcaaataatgtaaatgtaaatgatacaGACATATACATTTGAGTCTCTTGAATAGACTTGAATAGAGTGTTAATGTTTgccatgtaaggaataaaaccaaGAAGGGTGCAGTTACAGGACAATCATCAAATAAACAACCCAACATGAAGTAGAGGTCTATTACCACCCTATAATTGGATACTtgcaataacagcacatcccaaagtattttattcctcttatacaacagcaatatgccaacaatgacaaaatattatttattagagAATGGCAAGTCATGCACAATATGGCAAAAAGTATGTGGTCACCTGACCTTAACACCTGTATGTATCCACTAAACAGGTTAGTGCCTGTTATTACATACATTATAGCAGCAGTCATTCCCTTgccaacctctcttttttttaagttaataagacaaaaaacatgtTAAGGAAAACTGTCCTGAACAATTTTCTGTGTCTGTAACAAACACTGTTACAAACACTGACACTAGAAACTCCCTCCAAAATTCTGAATAGACATGACCGCACTAAAAACATAATCATATTAACAAttccacacatttttatatgGTTGGATTTGATGTTACTGTGCACTTAGAGGTATTGTCTTGTCTTCTCTTATAATGTTCATGAGGTGAGTGCAATggctcacatttattctctgtgCCATCCATCTCAATCATCATGTTGTCCAGTTTCTCCTGTTCCACCACACTGAGCCCCTGCAGATCACACCATAAAAGTAATATTCCTGATTAAATTTAATGTCttatataatacataaatatcaGTGGTTAGTGCATAATGAACTTGTGGCAAAACTACATTTTGTATCTGTATTGTCTTCATTTTGGACAATATTTTGTAGCTTGATGATCTCCCTTGTGAAAAAGAAGCATACTTACataaaatatactgtttatGCACTTATAGTATGTAAAGAATATTAAAAGTAcagtttatttttcatgtaCTTTCTGGagatacacaaaatataaataaatatcatcaAAATGTACATCAGTGCATTATAGTTGTCACGTCGCAGTGAACCAGCGACTACAATTC carries:
- the eno2 gene encoding gamma-enolase, producing MSIVSIIAREILDSRGNPTVEVDLRTEKGLFRAAVPSGASTGIYEALELRDGDKSRFKGKGVLKALGHINDTLGPALIESGLSVVEQEKLDNMMIEMDGTENKSQFGANAILGVSLAICKAGAAEKEIPLYRHIADLAGNTELVLPVPAFNVINGGSHAGNKLAMQEFMVLPVGAESFRDALRVGAELYQTLRGVIKEKYGQDATNVGDEGGFAPNILENSEALELIKTAIDKAGFTDKVVIGMDVAASEFYRDGKYDLDFKSPPDPERNITSEKLLEIYQSFVNDFPVVSIEDPFDQDDWAAWTRMTGSVGIQIVGDDLTVTNPKRIEKAAEERACNCLLLKVNQIGTVTEAIHACKLAQANGWGVMVSHRSGETEDTFIADLVVGLCTGQIKTGAPCRSERLAKYNQLMRIEEELGDQARFAGHNFRNPSAL